The Candidatus Falkowbacteria bacterium genomic interval TCAAAAACCGTAATTGTATCAATCAATTTCGGGTTTCTGATTTCCTTAGAAAATAAAAGTAGTTTTGCTGAAGCAATGTTTGGTCCTAACAAATGCCAAGAATCATGAAAAGCAATGCTTCCACCATCAATAACTTTGGCAAACCAAGAATCAACATCAGCCTGAACGTATGAATATTTGTGTTCTCCGTCAATAAAAATTAAACCAACGAGTCCATTAAATTTTTTAGACGCTTCAACTGATGTTTTTTGAACCAACCTAACCCTTTCACTAAGCCCTGCCTCAAGAATATTCTTTTGAAAATCTTGCAGCGTACTTATATCTTCACCAAACATTATTTTATGTTCTGATGAGCCAGTATGAGGGTCGATCGCATAAACCATTGCTTTTTTGCCGTCACGAGTACCGCTACCTAAACAAACAGTAGAGCGCCCTTTCCAGCTACCAATCTCAACAATGGCTTGATAGTCTGGAACTTTTTTCGCTAAAGAATATAAAACTTTAGCTTCTCTGCCTGTTAACCAGCCATCTATTTTAGAGACTGTTTCAAGGACTTTTTTAAAAGTACTGTTTGTTTTTTTCAATTGTAAATTTATGTTTGTTTGATTCATCAATCTACAATGATATTTGAATCATGTCAATATTTGTTATAAAACTAGGCATATTTCGTTTATGGTATAATTAAATCATGAATAAAATATCGTTAATTAGAATAATAATTTTGTCTAGCATTTTATTTCTCGGCTCAAGTTTAAACATGGCCGTGGCTAGCGGTTTTGTATTTAACAAAAACCTGGCTTTAGGCAATGTTAATAGTGAAGTCAAGGAGCTGCAAAAATATCTTAATACCAATGGTTTCATTGTCGCTAAATCTGGTCCTGGCTCTAAAAATAAAGAAACAAACAATTTCGGCCCAGCCACTAAAAATGCTTTGGTTAAATTTCAAAAAACTAACAAAATTATTCCTAGCAATGGTTACTTTGGTCCTGCTACTAGAAATTTTGT includes:
- a CDS encoding class I SAM-dependent methyltransferase, with amino-acid sequence MKKTNSTFKKVLETVSKIDGWLTGREAKVLYSLAKKVPDYQAIVEIGSWKGRSTVCLGSGTRDGKKAMVYAIDPHTGSSEHKIMFGEDISTLQDFQKNILEAGLSERVRLVQKTSVEASKKFNGLVGLIFIDGEHKYSYVQADVDSWFAKVIDGGSIAFHDSWHLLGPNIASAKLLLFSKEIRNPKLIDTITVFEKVGKNTFANRLYNVGFLSFRTLFGLFFFLRIKFGNLGGSRG
- a CDS encoding peptidoglycan-binding domain-containing protein is translated as MNKISLIRIIILSSILFLGSSLNMAVASGFVFNKNLALGNVNSEVKELQKYLNTNGFIVAKSGPGSKNKETNNFGPATKNALVKFQKTNKIIPSNGYFGPATRNFVNKKFNKIELSPNTNNLIKTPEANFTISGAVTGITLPITIFINNNEDITINPGESS